The DNA sequence GTTGCAGCAGGCAAGGTATTAAACTTGAAAGGCGTTGCATGTCCAATAAATTATGTAAAGGCAAAACTATTTTTAGAGACACTGGATGCCGGGACTATAGTTGCAATCTATCTGGATGAGGGTGAACCTATCCGCAATGTGCCGTCAAGCCTTAAGGGCGATGGACATGAAATTATTGAAATGGAAAAAGAGCCTGACGGTCATTACAGACTGGTGGTAAGGAATAAGGGGTAAAGAATCTTGCTAGAATAGCGGATGACTGCCCTGCCTGCAAACATTTTTATCCCTTGAGGGAGAAAAATCCTCATAAAAGCCTCCCATCCAGACGGTTTGCCAGCAGGGCAGTCATCCGCATACAAGGTATTTTATAAAGTTCTTAGGATTAAATTAATATGCAGGAGGTTTTTTTAATGCACTTTTTCAATTACAAAGGCGTTAGACTCTATGCCGAAGGTGTCTCAATAGAAAAAATCGTAAAGAAAGTCGGGACACCATGCTATATCTACAGCCATAAAACACTTACAAGGCACTATCATGCCTTTGATACAGCGTTCAATAAGGTATCACATATAATCTGCTATTCTGTAAAGGCTAATTCAAATATCGCAGTCCTCAATACATTTATCAAGCAGGGGAGCGGTGTTGATATTGTGTCAGGCGGTGAACTTTTCAGGGCAATTAAGGCAGGTGTCCATCCACAGAAGGTTGTATATTCAGGTGTGGGAAAAAGGGAAGATGAGATAGGGTATGCCATTAAGACAGGCATCCTCATGTTCAATGTTGAATCACCTGAGGAACTGCGGACAATAGATAAGATTGCTGGCAGATTAAAGAAGAAGGCATCTTTTGCAATCAGGGTAAATCCTGATGTTGACCCAAAGACCCATCCTTATATCTCAACAGGGCTCAAGAAAAATAAATTCGGCATAGAGACAAAAGAGGCTTTAAAGGAATATGTTTACGCAAAGAATAATCTGAAAAACCTTATCCCGATTGGTGTTGACTGCCATATAGGTTCGCAGATAACGCAGTTGTCGCCGCTTGTTGATGCACTTAAGAAGACAAAAGATATTATTTCAAGACTGCGGGAAGAGGGCATTGATATTAAGTATCTTGATATTGGCGGAGGACTGGGTATCACCTATGATATGGAAGAACCGCCGCACCCCAGCAAATACGGCGTGGCTGTTATAGATGATACAAAGGGGCTTGGTGTAACTTTGATATTTGAGCCAGGCAGGGTCATGGTAGGAAATGCAGGCATACTGGTTGCAAAGGTTTTATACACAAAAAAGGGGACAAAGAAAAACTTTATTATCGTTGATGCCGCAATGAATGATCTGGCAAGACCCAGCCTCTATGGTTCATATCATACAATAAAACCTGTAAAAAAGAATACCTCAAAGAAAGAGATTATTGTCGATGTTGTGGGTCCTATATGTGAGTCAGGGGACTTTTTTGCAAAGGACAGGGAACTCCCGCCGTTTAAGTCAGGGGATTTGATGGCGATAATGAGTGCAGGTGCTTATGGATTTTCCATGTCAAGCAATTATAATTCAAGACCAAGGGTTTGCGAGGTGATGGTTAATGGAAACAAGTTTCGTATAATAAGGGAGCGGGAATTATACAAGGATTTAATAAAAGGGGAGAGGTTTTAATTGCATTATGAAAATCAAATTTACAAAAATGCACG is a window from the Deltaproteobacteria bacterium genome containing:
- the lysA gene encoding diaminopimelate decarboxylase, which codes for MHFFNYKGVRLYAEGVSIEKIVKKVGTPCYIYSHKTLTRHYHAFDTAFNKVSHIICYSVKANSNIAVLNTFIKQGSGVDIVSGGELFRAIKAGVHPQKVVYSGVGKREDEIGYAIKTGILMFNVESPEELRTIDKIAGRLKKKASFAIRVNPDVDPKTHPYISTGLKKNKFGIETKEALKEYVYAKNNLKNLIPIGVDCHIGSQITQLSPLVDALKKTKDIISRLREEGIDIKYLDIGGGLGITYDMEEPPHPSKYGVAVIDDTKGLGVTLIFEPGRVMVGNAGILVAKVLYTKKGTKKNFIIVDAAMNDLARPSLYGSYHTIKPVKKNTSKKEIIVDVVGPICESGDFFAKDRELPPFKSGDLMAIMSAGAYGFSMSSNYNSRPRVCEVMVNGNKFRIIRERELYKDLIKGERF